One Fusarium falciforme chromosome 1, complete sequence genomic window carries:
- a CDS encoding Peroxidase — translation MASATRQFARAATRASTRSFSVAPRQVFRQHGRRYYSSEPAQKSSSAWIWLTGAAVAGGAGYYFYANGASATPKVFNPTKDDYQKVYNEIANRLEEKDDYDDGSYGPVLLRLAWHASGTYDKETGTGGSNGATMRFAPESDHGANAGLIAARNFLEPVKAKFPWITYSDLWILAGVCAIQEMQGPIIPYRPGRSDRDVSACTPDGRLPDATKGSNHLRDIFYRMGFNDQEIVALSGAHALGRCHTDRSGFDGPWTFSPTVLTNDYFRLLIEEKWQWKKWNGPAQYEDKSTKTLMMLPSDMALVQDKKLKPFVEKYAKDNDAFFKDFSDVVLRLFELGVPFAQDTENQRWTFKPTYDS, via the exons ATGGCCTCCGCTACCCGACAGTTCGCCCGTGCGGCCACCCGCGCCTCTACCCGCAGCTTCTCCGTTGCTCCTCGTCAGGTCTTCCGTCAGCACGGCCGCCGCTACTACTCCTCTGAGCCTGCCCAGAAGTCCTCTTCGGCCTGGATCTGGCTTACTGGTGCCGCTGttgctggtggtgctggtTACTACTTCTACGCCAACGGAGCTTCCGCCACCCCCAAGGTCTTCAACCCTACCAAGGACGATTACCAGAAGGTCTACAACGAGATCGCCAACCgcctggaggagaaggatgacTATGATGACGGCAGCTACGGTCCCGTCCTCCTCCGACTTGCCTGGCACGCCAGCGGCACCTACGACAAGGAGACTGGCACTGGTGGCAGCAACGGTGCTACCATGCGATTCGCCCCCGAGTCCGACCACGGTGCCAATGCTGGTCTGATTGCTGCCCGCAACTTCCTTGAGCCTGTCAAGG CCAAGTTCCCCTGGATCACCTACTCTGATCTTTGGATCCTTGCTGGTGTTTGCGCCATCCAGGAGATGCAGGGTCCTATCATCCCCTACCGACCTGGCCGCAGCGACCGTGATGTCTCTGCTTGCACTCCCGATGGCCGTCTTCCCGACGCCACCAAGGGCTCCAACCACCTGCGAGACATCTTCTACCGCATGGGATTCAACGACCAGGAGATCGTGGCTCTTTCTGGCGCCCACGCTCTTGGCCGATGCCACACTGACCGATCCGGCTTCGACGGACCCTGGACCTTCTCTCCTACTGTCCTGACCAACGACTACTTCCGTCTCCTCATTGAGGAGAAGTGGCAGTGGAAGAAGTGGAACGGCCCTGCTCAG TATGAGGACAAGTCCACCAAGACTCTGATGATGCTTCCCAGCGATATGGCTCTTGTccaggacaagaagctcaagcccTTCGTCGAGAAGTACGCCAAGGACAACGACGCCTTCTTCAAGGACTTCTCGGATGTCGTTCTCCGACTCTTCGAGCTTGGTGTTCCCTTTGCCCAGGACACCGAGAACCAGCGATGGACCTTCAAGCCCACTTACGACTCTTAA
- a CDS encoding Oxidored-FMN domain-containing protein yields MTNQDIENKPAAGVPYFTPAQEPPAGTPLDPASAPTLFKPLRIRGIELHNRFGVSPMCTYSAQDGKLTDWHLVHLGQFALKGAGLVFVEATGVEPRGRISPNDSGLWDDEQIAPLKRITDYIHSQNSRAAIQLAHAGRKASTLAPWIGGTATKTLAPESVGGWPEDVVGPSAVPFADDHATPNELTVDQIKELVQKWQDAAVRAVKAGFDIIEIHGAHGYLITNFLSPVSNKRTDQYGGSFENRTRFLFEIIEAVRAVIPSEMPLWLRLSATEWMEWSGEPSWDIESSIRLAKLLPAAGIDVLDVSSGGNASAQQIKVHQTFQSDLAGKIREALRADGKELLIATVGLVADGAFARSVVQEDEKPQADFVLVGRQFLREPDFVLSAAQQLGVEVKWPNQYHRAGPKPRGR; encoded by the exons ATGACGAACCAAGATATCGAGAACAAGCCCGCTGCTGGGGTTCCTTACTTCACCCCGGCCCAGGAGCCCCCGGCTGGTACCCCGCTTGACCCGGCTTCGGCCCCGACACTCTTCAAGCCCCTCCGGATCCGTGGCATTGAGCTCCATAACCGCTTCGGAGTCTCTCCTATGTGCACCTACTCGGCCCAGGATGGAAAGCTGACCGACTGGCACCTTGTTCACCTCGGCCAGTTCGCTCTGAAGGGCGCCGGCCTCGTCTTTGTCGAGGCCACTGGTGTCGAGCCCCGGGGCCGCATCAGCCCCAACGACTCTGGCCTCTGGGACGACGAGCAGATTGCCCCTCTCAAGCGCATCACGGACTATATCCACAGCCAGAACTCGCGGGCGGCTATTCAGCTCGCCCATGCCGGCCGCAAGGCGAGCACGCTTGCCCCCTGGATCGGCGGCACTGCTACAAAGACGCTTGCACCTGAGAGCGTGGGCGGCTGGCCTGAAGATGTTGTTGGACCAAGTGCGGTCCCCTTTGCGGACGACCATGCCACGCCGAATGAGTTGACGGTGGACCAGATCAAGGAACTTGTGCAGAAGTGGCAGGATGCTGCTGTGAGAGCCGTCAAGGCGGGCTTTGATATTATTGAGATTCATGGCGCTCACGGATACTTGATCACCAACTTTCTCTCGCCTGTCTCCAAC AAACGAACAGACCAGTATGGTGGTAGCTTCGAGAACCGAACTCGCTTCCTCTTTGAGATCATTGAGGCTGTTCGTGCCGTGATCCCCTCCGAGATGCCCCTCTGGCTGCGCCTCTCAGCTACGGAGTGGATGGAGTGGAGCGGAGAGCCCTCATGGGATATTGAGAGCAGCATCCGCCTGGCCAAGCTGCTCCCGGCCGCCGGGATCGACGTTCTCGACGTGAGCAGCGGCGGCAACGCCTCGGCCCAGCAGATCAAGGTTCACCAGACCTTCCAGTCGGACCTGGCGGGCAAGATCCGCGAGGCTCTGCGCGCCGACGGAAAGGAGCTGCTCATCGCGACGGTGGGCCTCGTCGCCGACGGCGCCTTTGCCCGGTCTGTCGTCCAGGAGGACGAGAAGCCCCAGGCCGACTTTGTTCTCGTGGGCAGGCAGTTCCTTCGGGAGCCCGACTTTGTGCTCAGCGCCGCGCAGCAGCTGGGTGTGGAGGTCAAGTGGCCGAACCAGTATCACCGGGCAGGACCCAAGCCCCGTGGACGGTAG
- a CDS encoding Protein disulfide-isomerase, translated as MYHKRIACGFMAALAAYASAADSDVHQLTQDTFDEFIKSNDLVLAEFFAPWCGHCKALAPEYEEAATTLKEKNIKLAKVDCTEEADLCKNFGVEGYPTLKVFRGLDNITPYSGQRKAAGITSYMIKQSLPAVSILTKDTLEEFKTADKVVVIAYINADDKASNETFSKIAEGLRDTYLFGGVNDAAVAEAEGVKAPAVVVYKAFDEGKNTFTEKFEAEAIESFISTSATPLIGEVGPETYAGYMSAGIPLAYIFSETAEERKELGDAIKPIAEKYKGKINFATIDAKAFGAHAGNLNLKTDKFPSFAIQEIAKNQKFPFDQEKEITHDNIAKFVEDFSEGKIEPSIKSEPIPETQEGPVTVVVAKSYNDIVLDDTKDVLIEFYAPWCGHCKALAPKYDELATQFAASEFKDKVVIAKVDATQNDVPDEIQGFPTIKLYPAGGKDAPVTYQGSRTVEDLAEFIKENGKYKAELSAKEEGTEEAAPAASEEKKEAEKEKEADGHDEL; from the exons ATGTATCACAAGCGCATCGCCTGCGGCTTCATGGCGGCTCTGGCTGCCTATGCCTCCGCCGCCGACTCGGATGTCCACCAGCTCACCCAGGACACCTTTGACGAGTTCATCAAGTCCAACGACCTCGTCCTTGCCGAGT TCTTCGCTCCCTGGTGCGGCCACTGCAAGGCCCTCGCCCCCGAGTACGAGGAGGCTGCCACTAccctcaaggagaagaacatcAAGCTCGCCAAGGTTGACTGCACTGAGGAGGCCGACCTCTGCAAGAACTTTGGTGTCGAGGGCTACCCCACCCTCAAGGTCTTCCGTGGCCTTGACAACATCACTCCCTACAGCGGTCAGCGCAAGGCTGCTGG CATCACCTCCTACATGATCAAGCAGTCCCTCCCCGCTgtctccatcctcaccaaGGACACCCTCGAGGAGTTCAAGACTGCCGACaaggtcgtcgtcatcgcctACATCAAcgccgacgacaaggccTCCAACGAGACCTTCTCCAAGATCGCTGAGGGTCTCCGCGACACCTACCTCTTCGGTGGCGTCAACgacgccgccgtcgccgaggctgagggcGTCAAGGCCCCCGCCGTGGTTGTCTACAAGGCCTTCGATGAGGGCAAGAACACCTTCACCGAGAAGTTCGAGGCTGAGGCCATCGAGTCCTTCATCTCCACCTCCGCCACCCCTCTCATTGGCGAGGTTGGCCCTGAGACCTACGCCGGCTACATGTCTGCCGGCATCCCCCTGGCCTACATCTTCTCCGAGACCGCTGAGGAGCGCAAGGAGCTCGGTGACGCCATCAAGCCCATTGCTGAGAAGTACAAGGGCAAGATCAACTTTGCCACCATCGACGCCAAGGCTTTCGGTGCCCACGCTGGCAACCTGAACCTCAAGACCGACAAGTTCCCCTCTTTCGCCATCCAGGAGATTGCCAAGAACCAGAAGTTCCCCTTCGAccaggagaaggagatcaCCCACGACAACATCGCCAAGTTTGTTGAGGACTTCTCTGAGGGCAAGATTGAGCCTAGCATCAAGTCTGAGCCCATCCCCGAGACCCAGGAGGGTCCCgtcaccgtcgtcgtcgccaagAGCTACAATGACATCGTCCTCGACGACACCAAGGATGTCCTGATTGAGTTCTACGCTCCCTGGTGCGGTCACTGCAAGGCTCTCGCCCCCAAGTACGACGAGCTTGCTACCCAGTTCGCTGCCTCCGagttcaaggacaaggttgtCATCGCCAAGGTTGATGCCACCCAGAACGACGTTCCCGATGAGATCCAGGGCTTCCCCACCATCAAGCTGTACCCCGCTGGTGGCAAGGACGCTCCCGTCACCTACCAGGGCTCCCGCACTGTTGAGGACCTCGCTGAGTTCATCAAGGAGAACGGCAAGTACAAGGCCGAGCTCtccgccaaggaggagggcaCTGAGGAGGCTGCCCCCGCCGCCagtgaggagaagaaggaggctgagaaggagaaggaggccgatggccatgatgagctgTAA
- a CDS encoding HIT-type domain-containing protein: MNNFGVIELASAKTTSAPGWAYVPDNTIASRSTAPTNRKRARNAPGLTLSDLTARQDTKIRKEVEALDKDGGRDNTIPLPVKSGRAQGKHTPNVRKILQSQKTFGNHLDDFLAMQALAESNPALSRSNTAGANNKRSSGSRRDTPASSRQPAQDEDITMTDANLPPVLSESSKPPPTSHPGDDDPLLMSCVPEMPSDEELRKLLAHPPLNYGEATGNWDPKYPTRVFCSVCGYWGRVRCMKCGTRVCALDCLEAHKEECVTRYGL; the protein is encoded by the exons ATGAACAACTTTGGAGTGATCGAGCTCGCCAGCGCCAAGACAACGTCGGCTCCGGGCTGGGCCTATGTCCCCGACAACACTATCGCTAGCCGCTCGACGGCGCCTACCAACAGGAAGCGCGCCCGGAATGCGCCCGGCCTAACCCTCAGCGATTTGACAGCGCGGCAAGATACGAAGATACGAAAAGAGGTCGAGGCATTGGATAAAGATGGTGGAAGAGACAACACTATACCGTTGCCGGTCAAAAGCGGGAGAG CCCAAGGGAAGCATACGCCCAATGTTCGCAAGATCTTGCAGTCGCAAAAGACCTTTGGAAATCACCTTGACGACTTCCTCGCGATGCAAGCACTAGCAGAGTCGAATCCCGCCCTCTCTCGATCCAACACGGCTGGCGCAAACAACAAGCGGTCCTCGGGCAGCAGGAGAGATACTCCAGCATCATCTCGTCAACCCGCGCAGGACGAAGACATCACAATGACTGACGCGAACCTCCCGCCCGTCCTCTCTGAATCCTCAAAACCTCCCCCGACTTCACACCCAGGCGATGACGACCCGCTGCTAATGTCATGCGTGCCCGAAATGCCGTCCGACGAGGAGCTGCGCAAGCTTCTAGCCCATCCGCCTCTAAACTATGGTGAAGCGACGGGCAATTGGGATCCGAAATATCCGACGAGGGTGTTTTGTTCGGTTTGCGGGTATTGGGGACGTGTGAGGTGTATGAAGTGCGGGACAAGAGTCTGCGCGTTGGACTGTCTGGAAGCGCACAAGGAAGAGTGTGTGACACGGTATGGGCTGTAA
- a CDS encoding Threonine--tRNA ligase encodes MSSEQADAVNAAEGAPEQSLPSRPAKQPKEKKPAKGGKSSGLELPDLPEFIQHRLDLFDKIKARQEAEIAEKPREEIIISLPNGKEHTGTSWETTPFSIAKGISKSLLERTVISLVDGELWDLTRPLEKSCKLELLDFEHPEGKKVFWHSSAHILGEAAERRFGCYLCNGPPTEDPPGFYYDMANMGEQVIADEDKKALEQLSNSIIKQKQPFERLEMTKDELLEMFKYSKYKEYFINQRVPDGTKSTVYRCGPLIDLCRGPHVPTTGNIKAFSVLRNSAAYWLGDSNNESVQRIAGISFPDKKQLEEYKHFLAEAAKRNHRKIGQDQKLFFFDEVSPGSTFFLPHGVRIYNALMDLLKGEYRKRGFTEVMSPNVYKADLWKISGHWGHYEENMFTFDVEKERYGLKPMNCPGHCKIFAHSDVTYKDLPWRMADFGVLHRNEFSGALSGLTRVRRFQQDDAHIFCTVDQIRDEIESAFDFLSAVYGLFGFSFKLKLSTRPEKYVGDIATWDIAEQKLQEALESFAQKNDAKWEFNPGDGAFYGPKIDITLYDALRRDHQCGTIQLDFNLPRRFKLRYVAAKDESGVSDGSDPSEDLPAGYSRPVMIHRAVLGSFERMFGVLAEHFAGKWPFWLSPRQILVVPVMPAVNDYAKEIQQIFQEKELYIDVDLSGNTFQKKIRTGQLEQYNFIFVVGAEEAKSRTVNIRNRDDQATQTKGELVPIDEALESLVKLKVERRLENKM; translated from the exons ATGTCGTCCGAACAAGCTGACGCTGTGAACGCGGCCGAGGGCGCCCCCGAGCAGAGCCTGCCCTCCCGCCCCGCCAAGCagcccaaggagaagaagcccgccaAGGGTGGAAAGTCTTCTGGCCTCGAG CTTCCAGATCTCCCCGAGTTCATTCAGCACCGACTCGACCTCttcgacaagatcaaggctcGACAGGAGGCCGAAATCGCTG AGAAACCTCGCGAGGAAATCATCATCTCTCTTCCCAATGGCAAGGAGCACACCGGAACCTCGTGGGAGACCACCCCcttctccatcgccaaggGCATCTCCAAGTCGCTCCTCGAGCGCACCGTCATCTCCCTCGTCGACGGCGAGCTGTGGGATCTGACCCGACCCCTCGAGAAGAGCTGcaagctcgagctcctcgactTTGAGCACCCCGAAG GCAAGAAGGTCTTCTGGCACTCGTCTGCCCACATTCTTGGAGAGGCTGCCGAGCGACGCTTTGGATGCTACCTCTGCAACGGTCCCCCCACTGAGGACCCCCCAGGTTTCTACTATGATATGGCCAACATGGGAGA GCAAGTGATtgccgacgaggacaagaaggctcTGGAGCAGCTCTCCAACAGCATTatcaagcagaagcagccctTTGAGCGTCTCGAGATGACCAAggatgagctccttgagatgTTCAAGTACAGCAAGTACAAGGAGTATTTCATCAACCAGCGAGTCCCCGATGGCACCAAGAGCACTGTCTACCGCTGTGGACCCCTGATCGATTTGTGCCGAGGACCTCACGTTCCTACCACCGGCAACATCAAGGCCTTTTCAGTTCTCAGG AATTCTGCCGCCTACTGGCTTGGTGACAGCAACAACGAGTCCGTCCAGCGAATTGCTGGTATCTCGTTCCCcgacaagaagcagctcgaggagTACAAGCACTTCCTGGCCGAGGCCGCCAAGCGCAACCACCGAAAGATTGGCCAGGACCagaagctcttcttcttcgacgAGGTGTCTCCTGGATCCACCTTCTTCCTGCCGCACGGTGTGCGCATCTACAATGCCTTGATGGACCTCCTCAAGGGCGAGTACCGGAAACGTGGCTTCACCGAGGTCATGTCCCCCAACGTGTACAAGGCGGACCTGTGGAAGATCTCTGGTCACTGGGGCCACTATGAGGAGAACATGTTCACATTTGACGTCGAGAAGGAGCGATATGGCCTGAAGCCCATGAACTGCCCTGGACACTGCAAGATCTTTGCCCACTCGGACGTCACCTACAAGGACCTGCCATGGAGGATGGCCGATTTCGGTGTGCTGCACCGCAACGAGTTCTCGGGTGCCCTGTCTGGTCTTACCCGAGTCCGTCGTTTCCAGCAGGATGATGCCCACATCTTCTGTACTGTGGACCAG ATCCGAGATGAGATCGAGTCTGCCTTTGACTTCCTGAGCGCCGTGTACGGCCTGTTTGGCTTCTCtttcaagctcaagcttTCTACCCGTCCTGAGAAGTACGTTGGTGACATCGCCACCTGGGATATCGCCGAGCAGAAGCTTCAGGAGGCTCTGGAGTCGTTTGCCCAGAAGAACGACGCCAAGTGGGAGTTCAACCCCGGTGATGGTGCTTTCTACGGCCCCAAGATCGACATCACTCTATACGATGCCCTTCGCCGAGACCACCAGTGCGGTACTATTCAGCTCGACTTCAACCTTCCCCGACGATTCAAGCTCCGATATGTGGCCGCCAAGGACGAGAGCGGAGTCAGCGACGGCAGCGACCCCTCGGAGGATCTCCCCGCGGGATACTCGCGCCCTGTCATGATTCACCGTGCTGTGCTGGGCAGCTTTGAGCGAATGTTCGGTGTGCTGGCAGAGCACTTTGCGGGCAAGTGGCCTTTCTGGCTCAGTCCCCGACAGATCCTGGTTGTTCCCGTCATGCCTGCGGTGAACGACTACGCCAAGGAGATCCAGCAGATCTTCCAGGAGAAGGAGCTGTACATTGACGTCGACCTCAGCGGCAACACCTTCCAGAAGAAGATCCGTACTGGCCAGCTGGAGCAGTACAACTTTATCTTTG TGGTTGGTgctgaggaggccaagtCGCGCACCGTCAACATCCGCAACCGAGACGACCAGGCTACCCAGACCAAGGGTGAGCTAGTGCCGATCGACGAGGCCCTCGAGTCTCttgtcaagctcaaggttgaGCGACGTCTGGAGAACAAGATGTAA